The genomic segment taattaataaaatgttaACTACTTCTGATTCTGTAAATTATTTAAGTAATAAACAAATAGTAGATTCAGTATTAACCGTAATGttagaaaatgaaaataagGAAGTTATAATTCAAGAAGGAACAAAGGTTATGGAAAAACTAGCAACAGAAAGTGACTGCCAAAGGCATATAACGAATTtagaaataattattaattcCTCTGAAACTAATCAAGAAGAAGCATATAAAACATTAGCTGCTATTTCAGGTTTATCAAGAATAGAatcattaaaaaatatattagaatCTAAAGGAGCAGATACCTCAATTTTTAATGGTATTAAAATATGGATTGAATCTCCTAGATTTATTGAACAAACTAAATTAATTAAAGCAGGTTTAAAAACTATTAAAACATTAAAATTAAACGCATCAGCTACATTACATGATGTTTTAGGATCCATTGTTGATTTAATGTGTCTTTCTCAAGTAAAAAGAATAGCAGAATCTGATGAACctgatgaaaatatattgattaCATCTAGTGAATgtattaattatttaactgaagtaaacaaaataaataatgcCGAAATTGTGGAAGCAAGtttagaaaatatatttaaa from the Plasmodium gaboni strain SY75 chromosome Unknown, whole genome shotgun sequence genome contains:
- a CDS encoding hypothetical protein (conserved Plasmodium protein, unknown function), coding for INKMLTTSDSVNYLSNKQIVDSVLTVMLENENKEVIIQEGTKVMEKLATESDCQRHITNLEIIINSSETNQEEAYKTLAAISGLSRIESLKNILESKGADTSIFNGIKIWIESPRFIEQTKLIKAGLKTIKTLKLNASATLHDVLGSIVDLMCLSQVKRIAESDEPDENILITSSECINYLTEVNKINNAEIVEASLENIFKLMKKYSESRLTQINLISAMNNILLSSNKIGVDILINKGYIKHIITYLQKVP